TCACGTTTCTTCATGCCAGTGAAGACTCCTGTCACTCGACTGTGCAGGGATCTCTGCCGAACTGATCACAGAAATCTCTCCAACAGCTTATCCTCACCCCTCAGTCTCCGCTGAACTGTTTGGTTTGGGGAAGCCCTTCAAAGAACGGTGAACTACCCGGATTTTCACATAACTGGTTCATGCTCAGACAGcaaaaacctcagcctgccctTGCTCCATTATCCCGTAGATACACGCTTCCCTGTTGGTGCCCTTCCATCCCCCAGGCAGCTCTAACAGCCTGCAGCTTCAATCCCGTCTGCAGCACATGGTCAGCACGTGCATCACGTCTGCGCTTCCAACACATTTCACAACCCTTTTCAGGGAAGACGCCGCAGAAGGCAGGATAACATCTCTCCAAACATACAACTATTGTCAATAAATCATTGTATCTGCTTTAACAGCCCTGATCAAAATTAATTACAATCCTAACTGAAGAAATTGTCGTGGCACTTACAGTGAATTACTGCCATACAAAAGAGGCCTTCCCAAACTTCAAGCTTAGCCTGTGCTACAAAAATTCAAACCAACAGCCTGACCCAACTTTCTTATggcctcctgcagctccccagcgaCTCCTTTGTGCCAGCACAGGCTCCTGCAGACACCGTGCCCCTGGCGCAGGCACACACACTGCCTGCGGACACAGGGACAGGAGCATCTGTCCCATGTCCCCGCTGGGCCCAGTGGGGGGACCATCCCCAGCTTTCCCCCAGCCTGGCCACAGGGCAGCGCAGGAGTCACGTCATGGAGACAAAAGAGCCCTTGGGCAATGGGTAAAAGCGGACAATGATGATCAGTTGTacaagggaaggaaggaagcattCTACTGGATTTTAACAAAAAACCacgatattttaaaaaacaccctCTATCTGCTTAaaattacattagaaaaaaagGTATAATAAATGTCCCTATGTTTACAAAAGGATATATTCTCCTACTGTAAATTCTTGGCAGACTGAACACTCTAGCCTACAGGATAACAGCCATACATTTAAGCTATCATTTCCCAATTATACACAAATTAATAATTCACTGCCACAGGGTAAAATGAGCCCAATCGTACATCATTCTTACAGCAGCTAATTGGGCATGAAGTGGGTAGCTCTGGTGGTAAATGGTAAATAATGCATGTAGTATATCAAATTTTGCATGTAGATAGACAAGTTAATTTGCTTCCCactaaagaaaaatgactttttaagaaGTAAACCATTTACCTCAACACTAACGTGCAAGATACCCTTCACACATACACCTACCATTACATATGTCCATCATATAGAAAATACTTATTAACAAGCATCACATTTCAAGACGTGTGTacatgtgtatgcatatatacgCATACATACgtgtacacagacacacagagaacaTTACAATTCAAATAAAATTCACTGTGAATGCACGGATATTGAAGTCTCAAAGCTTCCAAGAACAATGTATATATGTCAAGTTTTCTAAGAGACTGATATGGGGTTGCCTCTGTATCAAAGGCTTCTCAATCGCATGCCATGTATTTGCAGGTTTTAGGAAAATTAAACGCAATTCATTGGCAACATCCAAGTGCTTTTTCACGTAAAAATGAAGCCACTCACTACTGGAACGTTAGGGAATGGAACCAGCTGCAgaggggtttggttggttggttgtgttttaggtgttggtttttttttaaaaaaacaaaacatgaagctGTTCTTAGGGGCCTTTGAGTTTAAAACACGAAAGAAAtgactctctgcttttctccttccccacagGCAAAAAAGCCCCATACACATGTAAACAATTCTGGAGCAACCCGTGCTCTCTAGTGCAGTGTGTTGCTCTCCCCGTAGCACAACTGCTCCTCCACTACAATCATCCACTCACAGCTCCACAGAAGACTTAGTATGAACAGAAGATATTTAGACTTTAGAGCATGAAAACTGAACAAACTTACTCTATATAGAAtaacaataactttttttttttttttttaaggtagttaGAAAAACTACGAAAATCGCCTTGACAAAATACCGGTGATGTTGCATATTGATGTTGAGGTGTAATGACCTAAATACTCTctattttttctgcagttctaACAACACGCTTAGATATTGGACCCTTTTCTATTGCCCCCTACAAACACAAGAGGGAAAGAAATCCCTTACGTGTTTTCCTGGCTGACGCCGAAGGAACTCGTCAACCCACAGCGGGATACAATGAGATCCAAAACTGGCCTCTTTGTAGTTGAAAAAGAAAGTCTTTAGCCAACTGGAAGTGACTTCTGATGGAAAcgttatgatttttcttttccaacagaTTAATTGAAGGAAAAGTTTAACTTGCTGTTTCATTCCGGTATCTACTGGCAACTGATATTCAGTGATAACTGATATGTTTGCAATTTAGGAGTAAAAGCTTTTCTCCTTCATGCAAATGGCATCACACATTTGGTATTGATAAAGCAGAGGGATTTGGCCTGAATTCCAAATTATCTAAGGATCCAAATTCATGatactgattatttttcaaaTCTCACGTTTTCTAGGACAAGCTGGAATTCACATTCCCTCATATTCCCTTGTGTGTTTAAACCCTTAGAAAATAGCTGGTTTGTGTTTCAAAGGGGCTGATTTTCTAATCACAAGGACTAGAATTTTCTcctttgtattttatatttatcaTTCAAAATTCTCATGTAATTCACAGCCTCGAAATGCTGAGGAATTATCACAGATGCCACAATATCAAATACCTTAGAGAGAACTCTTCAACCCACTCCAAATCAGCGGCAAAGTCAGCAAGGGCTGCACACCCGGCGGCCGCCTCGCGTAACGGTCCCATCAGGGTCCCCGTCAGCACCTCGGAACAGATTCACAAAGGCACACAGGCAGCTAGCAAACAGGCAAGCCCTGCGCTCCCAAAAGCATTGATTTCTCTGACACCAAGCCATGAAATAAAACAGTCCAAAACCACAGCCGAGCAACCTGCATTCCCACCGAGCAAGTGCACCGCAGCGCTGCTAATGTCAACGCACGATGCCGTGCCCTGCCATCGAGCGTCACCGTAGACAACAATCTGCAGGCAAAAGAGCTGAAAATCACACTCCCAGATTATTCCTGTTCTGAGTAACACCACGGGGCTGTGGGCTACAGGGGGTAGTAACACCACAGCCCATGGCTCTTGCTGGCAGACGCTGCCGGTCACAGCCCTCTCTCTGTAGGGCGGGCAGGAGGCATCTCGGCGCCTGTGTGTGAGGAGGGCTGGTGtgttccttccccctctcccacaCCCGAGCAGCCCTCGGTTAAGAGCTGAGACACGCAGTCAAAAAACCTCTCTGTTGTCGGCAGGGACATCTGGCTGAGGGGATGAAACGGGATTTCACACGCTGATTCACAGCAGCTTTGGTGGCAAAGCATCCAAACAAGTAAAGAAACTAACACATGATTACAGCTCTGACCAAAAAACAATAATTCGTCAACAGATGAAGTTTTGACTACTTTTGCCTTTGGTCAAAAAGACAGATACATACATAGCAGGACTcagggttggtttgggtttttttgtccagcATATAGCCCATACATGACCCTCCACTTGCAAATGAGtgttgtgggaaggaaaaaagaaatcatttttagAGCTATATCTGGAAACAATGGATCATCCAAAGATTCAGATAGAAACAGCTCCAGAAGCTGCCAGCTTGCTGTTTTATTCCCCATCCCACCATCTAATGCCACACCCGAGCCACTCGGCGATTTCTCTAATTGCAGCAAGACACTGCTCCCACTCAGCTCCCAGAGCCCATTTCAGCTGGCCAGGCGTGTGGAGGGGTATCTCTGCCACCTCCTGCAAAGCAGAAATTATAAATCATATCCACACAcagcaaagttttaaaaaaataaaatctcacagCAATAATTTAactaaatgtttaaaagaaaataactttaaaatattaaaggtaATTCTCATGGAAACTGATGTAatggtaaaggaaaataaacaaacattttcGTTCCACTAAACGAAAGAACACTGAACCCACAcatataaaacaaaaccacagagtCTGCATTGGAAAGACAGCTTAAAACTCCCAAGCTTtaactcaaaacatttttttttattaaagtatgAATGCACTTATGCTGGAGAACAGTTTACATACATTGTAAAGCAACAAGCATTTTCTCGAGAGGTGTGGGCCCTCCTCAGTATGTCTCCATGCTCAATCTACATGCTTTAACACTGGACTCACACATACACTCTCACATACAAACACAGAGACCCACAAAACACAGACACAGAGCTATCTGCTTCGATTAGCTTTCTTTTAAGGCTTCTGTAAGGTGCCCTAGTGCCCCTAACATTACCATAATTATGAACAAAATTGTATAAAGGAGCAGCATTACTTGCAAACTATTGATCTGCTCTTGGCCTTAAAAAATATCAAGTGaaacaagatttttccttttatttgagTTTTATTAAACATCTGCATTTAAGAAAGGCATGACTCTGTATATCTATGAACAAGGAAAGATAGGGGAATCTTAACATGAGCTTCTCAACCAGAACAGATGTTCAAACCTGACTCCTTTGGGACCATTTCCTTTGATCTTTACAGTAACACAGCCCTGGCTGTGCGATGAGGCACTACCAGCTCCATCCCACCAGGGCCACTCGACCAGCAATGCGGAGGCCAGTAACACGGAGTTGAGGCTACCATGCTCACACATCACTCCAGACCTGAGGTTGATGAGAAGTCACAGTTCAAACACTGACAGACCCAAGTGTCCCTCAACTCTTACCAGTGGGCCCCCCGGCTCCTGCAGAGCACATCAGGGTTGGAAAACACGCAGATAGTGGTGCTGGCTCGCTGTACCCCTGGCCATCGCGGAGTATTTTTGCCCACCCCTTTTTGGTATCTTGCAGTATACAGACTGAAACTGCAACTACTGGCGCTGGGTGAAAGATGTGACAGCAGGTATATTAAGAAAATAGGTACAATGAATAAAATAAAGGATAGCATATGATATAACGTGTACATACAAgcatcttctttccattttttatcTGTGAAATGTGAATTAACTGCAGAATGCCAGGCCATTAGTCTAAAAGGCTATGTACGGCCGTCTTAGCCTACGTATGGTCAAAGGATTTTTGTGATGCATCATGGAGAAAGATTCTTCGGGAACCATTAGGGCGTTCCAGGTCTACTTGCTCTTGTGCATCAGCCTCAGCCCCCAGCCAGGAATGCCAGAGGAGCCACGAATAAAATTGCCTGACCAGTCTTATAAGACAAACAGGAATGACTCTACTTCATGGTATGCACCTGAACTACAGAGATGAGAGAGGGACAGTGATGGGTGGGTGAGAGAGGTGGGGCAGGGagcttttttctcacttttacaacAGCAGCAGATTTCAATGTAACGTAATTACTTTAATGATGCATATCTGCAGGTACTGAATTgctcttttgatttaaaaagctgGTCAGACAAGTGTTTGGCAGTCCTTTCATTCCCCAGTTTCAATTGTTGCTTATTCATCTATCAGCTCTCATTCCCTAGGCCATTTCTGCCTTTGCTGAACCGTGAACGAGTTCAGTCAGCCATCGTCAGATTCAAATTCATGAGACACTTCCTCTGATGAGCTGTTCCTGTGGATCCGGCCATCGCTTTTCATGCTGTGAAAAGTCTTCTTAAAGGCCTCCATCATGGCATGGGCCAGCTTCTTGGCCTCCAGCTTGCTCTCACACTCTACAGCATGGCAGTCCATCTGGTACGACAAGTCATCGTTGATCTCCCGATAGACCCAAGCAAAGATGTTTGGGCTGACGTTGTGGTCAGCAGTGCAGTAGGCTATACGTGCTACCTGAAAGGTATCCATGTGGACTGTCGCCTCGCCTTTGAGGTCCAGATGATGCAGCCAGACTTGGAAAGGGCGAATTTCCAGAAGGGCGTTAGCCGGGTAAATATCCTCCCTGGCGAGCGTGTGCTTCTTCCATAATTCAATGACTggtttctctgtgcagcctgaCAAAAATTGCATCCCTGTTGTGGAAACCTTACCCAAGTACGTAACCTGCAAAGAAGAGCAAAAACAGGTGAAACACAGACAGCAGACTCCAGTGGTGTTTTCTGCCATCCCTGGGAACTTTCctttatctggaaaataaaagcacatacccgctcccctcacccccctcccccgccccccgacGCAAACTCCCCAATTTCCCCATCATCTTAGTAAAAAAGTTTTCAAACCACTTTCCAGATATTTGCTTTTTCAGATGCTGACCTTCACCATTCAAACCCAGATGTTAAAAATGTCTCCGAGTTTCAAGGGATTTAACTTTCTTCATCTCCGCCGGAAAGGCCAGCTTTAGAACCCATGATGGTACCTCTAAGCTCACGTTAGCAAGTCTAAGTGCCAGTGGAGCAGGCGCCAGGTAGCTGTGATGctaaccatattttttttcttgctactttattcagattatttatttataccaTATTTCAAACATTAATATTAGGGAGACTAAGACATCCTCAGTTTGATAACGCAAGGCTGCAGGGGTCAGAAAAGCATTATCATGGCAAAGGATTTTAAACtgtttgaatgtttttttccaaaatgatccTGTTTTTCCACCAATTCTGCTGTTTCTACTTAAGTAATAAGCCaggaatggctcaaagctgttCAAAAATCTATCTTTGAGCAGGGCTGAGACATTTATTACATCAATTTAAGAAAATATGCTGTTAAAAAGTCCAGTAATAAATCTACTTTAGTTTAATCACATCatctctgtgcttttctgtttaGCTCTTTTGAGTAAATATCCGGTTACCCAACCTGCATAGGAAAGCAAGGTGGTTTTAGTGCCCTTACTGTATTTTGTTGACCAAAAATCAAATTCACTGAGTGGTCTATATCAAAATTCTGTATTAAGCTTGTGCAGAAACATTCCCCTAAATCTGTGCAGTTGCTGAAGAGGCTTTCTTCCACTTACAGCTGAATGGAAGATTATTTTATCTGGGAAAAGgtgttttctctggaaaagacAGATCAATGCCACATAAATACAATTATGCAAATTATGCTATTTATTGCTGTTGTCAGAACAGTGCATTTAAGAACaactttatgaaaacaaaattgctTCTAATTTGTCTCTTGCAGCAGTAACTGCTTAAGACAGAATCTTGTGCCTCTTGCTTGATGTCTTATAACCTCGTGTGCATTTTACTCAAggcatttggagaaaaaaagtaatcacaTGCACTTTCCAAACTAATTTCTTCAAAATTCTATATTAAACACACAGTatcagctatttttattttgtatatgctctaagaaacataaagaaaaaatatgggatttccacatttaaacacactgaaaaaatcATACCCACAAGGAATACAGGATTTGTACTCCATGCAAACAACATTttccacaagaaaaatattttgctgcaagCTTCATAGGTTTTGTTAAACTCAGAGACCTAAATTAAGCCATAATTAAGGAAAAAGCTTACAAAACATTATTGGAAGTCCATGTGGCTTAATCACGCCTGCCAAAAAAGCAATTTCATAGCACTGACATTTCAAAATGGTAAGTCTTATTCTTTACCTATAAATATTCATGCTTTGCACTGGGAATATGTTAAATCTTATAAAGCTTTATATTTTTTGGAACAGTGGGAAACACAACAGCTAGAATTGTTAACAAGGCAAGACCTACcagtgttttgctttattttattttattagtgatGAGAATTGAGTTCCCTAAAGTACTGTAgaataacttaaaagaaaacctCAGAGCTCATAGTGCCAActaaacacacacaaacagcacGTACAAGACCAAAGAGGAATGTGTCTGCAACATACTGGGGGGTATTTCAACATATATCCACAGTCATATTGCTTTGAAAAGATCAAGATCACTGCGCAAATTTGCACATTCAACATATTCTCCGAAGGTTCACTCAGCACTGTTTCACGTTCACGAGGCAGCTAACAAAAGACTAGCGCACACTGTAAATTAACTGAGCATTTGGGGTCAGAGTCAACGCCCGCTGCAGTAACAGAAGTCCTTCACTGACTTCAAAGAGATTTGCACAAAGCCTTTAAACCCTGAGGAACAGAAAATTACCATCTTGCTTATGCACTTTGTCACTGCCCAAACACACAGTTTTGAATCCCCGGCCACAGGTGAGATGCTGCCACCACCGCAACATTTCGTCCTCCCAGCCGCTGTTTGGAGAGGACCGCTATCACCTGGAGCACGCGGAAATACGCGCCTCTCGTTAGTGCCCAACAGTCAATGCAGGGAATTGTTTCACTGCGGGCTTGTCTGCAAGAGGAAGCTGTTGACAGCATGTGAGCTGCCCTGTCACAACGGCGTGACGAATGGGAGACgagaggaaagcaaaggcagctaCATCCCACGTAGGAAGCATTATTATGGGTCTTCCCAGGCAGTTAGTGCTGCTGAGCTCCGTGCTGCAAATTCACCCCCAGCACACAGAACATCAGCTTCTCAGCATGGACGACTCCCAAGTGACGCCTGGGACACCTCCGGCAGCTGAGGAGCAAGACTGGAGCGGGCTGTCACACGGGAGTGTAAATGGAGTTTCATGTTCTCTCTGTTCCTTCCCTGCCGCTACCTGCAACCCCCTGTTGGCCACCAATCCGTGCGTGGCCTGCCTAAGTGTGAAGTTACagaaaagaatgtatttccttacaaataaagtatttgtattttacaaagaaaagcaCTGAATTACTCTGAAAGCAGCCAAGGCAAAAGTAACTAATAAGAAGGATGGGATGACAGCTTGTTTACCAAAATGGGGCGTAATGGTCTGATTTACTGTCCCAGTTCTGTCACAGTATAACTCTGTAGGAACCTTTGAAAGTTGCTTCCTTTAACACCACTTTGCATCTCCATTatataaatttcattttcctttgaggACACACTCATAAATATTTATACGGTGCTTAGACATTACAACAAGGAGttcacaggagagagaaaaaacaaaacatctggTTTAGAGTCTCTCCTGTACTATGTCTTACACAGAAACATCAACACCTACTaatgttgttattttttgttcctttttaaacaaatgatCATATTTTTTCCTAGTTGAGATACAAGCATTTCACAAGAGTGGCATTACTGAAGCTCTTAGTGAAGACAGATGTCTAACATTTCATCACTTCATTGTCCCCTGCTAAATACAGAACAGGGATACAGGGGCTGGCGAGACACCTCGAATACTTGACACAAAGAAGGCAGCATCCTGTTCAGAACAAAGTTTTCTTCACGATTAAGTATCATCTACAAGTTATCCATTACATATCAATGCATCTGGAGCTGGCCGATTTCATAACTTAGATATTAACATTTGCATAATTGCAGGGACGGTGCCAGTATGAACTAAAACTGGCAAAAAATGGATTTATAGGGCACTTCTCCCTGAGCTCTCAGTTACAAGGTTATTCCACAAGCAATGCTCCCTGAATTTTGGCTCCTACCTCATCACGTCTCACAGCAcacctgcttttatttaaatgccCAGAAACCACTGACCACAGATATCATTAGAATAAAGCTATTATAGTACATCCATCTTCCTTTCTGATTTCCAAGTTTGCCAATCAAAGATCAAAGAACAGATTATTCCTTCCACTATcagatggagaagaaaattattttgaggcAAAAATTCCCACTAGTGgtcttttccattaaaatcaatggtgTCTCATCAGTGTGAAGCCAGCAgaagtataaaaataatttaaaaaagaatttaatctttAACACTCATAAGAAGCAGATGTGAAGGGCACAGAAAGACATCGTCGTTACTATTGCATGTGCAGACACACACTGAAGAAGTGCCTGAACAGAATCAACTGTG
The sequence above is a segment of the Larus michahellis chromosome 6, bLarMic1.1, whole genome shotgun sequence genome. Coding sequences within it:
- the PID1 gene encoding PTB-containing, cubilin and LRP1-interacting protein isoform X2, with translation MLKTKLNVLTLRKEPLPTVIFHEPEAIELCTTTPLMKTRTHTGCKVTYLGKVSTTGMQFLSGCTEKPVIELWKKHTLAREDIYPANALLEIRPFQVWLHHLDLKGEATVHMDTFQVARIAYCTADHNVSPNIFAWVYREINDDLSYQMDCHAVECESKLEAKKLAHAMMEAFKKTFHSMKSDGRIHRNSSSEEVSHEFESDDG
- the PID1 gene encoding PTB-containing, cubilin and LRP1-interacting protein isoform X1 — translated: MWQPATERLQHFQTMLKTKLNVLTLRKEPLPTVIFHEPEAIELCTTTPLMKTRTHTGCKVTYLGKVSTTGMQFLSGCTEKPVIELWKKHTLAREDIYPANALLEIRPFQVWLHHLDLKGEATVHMDTFQVARIAYCTADHNVSPNIFAWVYREINDDLSYQMDCHAVECESKLEAKKLAHAMMEAFKKTFHSMKSDGRIHRNSSSEEVSHEFESDDG
- the PID1 gene encoding PTB-containing, cubilin and LRP1-interacting protein isoform X3; its protein translation is MWQPATERLQVTYLGKVSTTGMQFLSGCTEKPVIELWKKHTLAREDIYPANALLEIRPFQVWLHHLDLKGEATVHMDTFQVARIAYCTADHNVSPNIFAWVYREINDDLSYQMDCHAVECESKLEAKKLAHAMMEAFKKTFHSMKSDGRIHRNSSSEEVSHEFESDDG